A single region of the Arthrobacter sp. V1I7 genome encodes:
- a CDS encoding ATP-dependent DNA helicase RecQ: protein MANNQNAAVLPALNSAPAGASTTGSAGVSGTREQAQEVLRELVGHPAAEFHDGQFEAIEALVDAGRRALVVQRTGWGKSAVYFVSSLLLRRRGAGPTLIVSPLLALMRDQVAAAARAGVRAVAINSANQLEWDTVREQLAADEVDVLLVSPERLTNPSFRENQLPELIRRTGLLVIDEAHCISDWGHDFRPDYRRIADLITQLPESVPVLATTATANSRVVHDIEEQLGAGVLTIRGALGRESLRLGVLSLPDSRDRLGWLLTHLSDLPGSGIIYTLTVSAAEDTARLLAEAGHEVLAYTGRTDPADRERAEQLLKDNQVKALVATSALGMGFDKPDLGFVVHLGAPSSPVAYYQQVGRAGRGAANADVLLLPGSEDRDIWQYFATASMPSEEKAAAVLTALAEAGTAVSTVALEARVDLRRTPLELLLKVLAVDGAVERVGGGWRSTGQPWTYDAERYSRIAEARVDEQDSMVIYQDTAGCRMEYITSVLDDETAHSCGRCDNCAGRWFPADIAASATEAAGQTLSRAGVPLEPRLQWPSGMDRLGVSVKGKIKPAESVAGGRALARLTDLGWGGALREAFAAGAPDRTVDPGMLQACVQVLREWGAGDARTPGWSGAGRPAAIISVPSRGKPALVDSLARGISEIGRIPYLGQLQLEHGGPTGGRGGNSAYRLAGVWDRLVVGPELEAALTGLQGQSVMLIDDLVDSRWTVTVAGRALRLAGAGAVLPLVLGQAG, encoded by the coding sequence ATGGCCAATAACCAGAACGCTGCAGTCCTTCCCGCACTCAACTCCGCTCCTGCCGGTGCTTCCACCACCGGTTCGGCAGGGGTTTCCGGGACGCGGGAACAGGCGCAGGAGGTGCTGCGCGAGCTGGTCGGGCACCCGGCCGCGGAGTTCCATGACGGCCAGTTTGAGGCCATTGAGGCGCTGGTCGACGCCGGCCGGCGCGCCCTCGTCGTGCAGCGCACCGGCTGGGGCAAGTCGGCCGTGTATTTTGTGTCCTCCCTGCTGCTCCGCCGCCGCGGCGCCGGCCCCACCCTGATCGTTTCCCCGCTGCTGGCGCTGATGCGCGACCAGGTTGCGGCCGCGGCCCGGGCCGGTGTCCGCGCCGTTGCCATCAACTCCGCCAACCAGCTGGAATGGGACACCGTCCGCGAGCAGCTGGCCGCCGACGAGGTCGATGTCCTGCTGGTGTCACCGGAACGGCTCACCAACCCCTCCTTCCGCGAGAACCAGCTGCCGGAGCTGATCCGCCGCACCGGGCTCCTGGTCATCGATGAGGCGCACTGCATCTCGGACTGGGGCCATGACTTCCGGCCCGACTACCGCCGCATCGCGGACCTGATCACGCAGCTGCCGGAGTCCGTGCCGGTGCTGGCCACCACGGCCACCGCCAACTCCCGGGTGGTCCACGACATCGAGGAGCAGCTGGGCGCCGGGGTGCTGACCATCCGCGGCGCCCTGGGCCGGGAATCGCTGCGGCTGGGGGTGCTGAGCCTGCCGGACTCCCGCGACCGGCTGGGCTGGCTGCTGACGCACCTTTCGGACCTGCCCGGCAGCGGCATCATCTACACGCTCACGGTGTCCGCGGCCGAGGACACCGCACGTCTCCTGGCCGAAGCGGGCCACGAGGTGCTCGCCTACACCGGACGCACTGACCCTGCAGACCGGGAACGCGCGGAACAGCTCCTCAAGGACAACCAGGTCAAGGCCCTCGTGGCCACCTCCGCCCTCGGCATGGGCTTCGACAAGCCGGACCTCGGCTTCGTCGTGCACCTGGGCGCCCCGTCCTCGCCGGTGGCCTACTACCAGCAGGTGGGCCGCGCCGGCCGAGGTGCCGCGAACGCCGATGTGCTGCTGCTGCCCGGCTCCGAGGACCGCGACATCTGGCAGTACTTCGCCACCGCGTCGATGCCGTCGGAGGAGAAGGCCGCCGCTGTCCTGACGGCGCTCGCCGAAGCGGGAACCGCCGTGTCCACCGTGGCGCTCGAGGCCCGCGTGGACCTGCGCCGGACGCCGCTGGAACTGCTGCTGAAGGTGCTGGCAGTGGACGGGGCCGTGGAACGCGTGGGCGGCGGCTGGCGCTCCACCGGCCAGCCCTGGACGTACGACGCCGAACGGTACAGCCGGATTGCCGAGGCCCGGGTGGACGAGCAGGATTCCATGGTCATCTACCAGGACACCGCCGGCTGCCGGATGGAATACATCACCTCGGTCCTCGACGACGAGACCGCGCACTCCTGCGGACGCTGCGACAACTGCGCCGGGCGGTGGTTCCCGGCAGACATTGCCGCCTCCGCCACGGAAGCCGCGGGCCAGACGCTGAGCCGCGCCGGCGTGCCGCTGGAACCGAGGCTGCAGTGGCCCAGCGGCATGGACCGCCTCGGCGTGAGCGTGAAGGGCAAGATCAAGCCGGCGGAAAGCGTAGCAGGCGGCCGGGCGCTGGCCCGTCTCACGGACCTTGGCTGGGGCGGTGCACTGCGTGAGGCCTTCGCCGCAGGGGCTCCGGACCGCACGGTGGACCCCGGCATGCTGCAGGCCTGCGTCCAGGTCCTGCGGGAATGGGGAGCCGGAGACGCCCGCACTCCGGGGTGGAGCGGCGCAGGCCGGCCGGCCGCGATCATCAGTGTCCCGTCCCGCGGCAAGCCCGCGCTGGTGGATTCGCTGGCCCGCGGCATCTCGGAGATCGGCCGCATCCCCTACCTCGGCCAGCTGCAGCTCGAACACGGCGGCCCCACGGGCGGGCGCGGC
- a CDS encoding winged helix-turn-helix domain-containing protein — MSVASGYVHISVRNAGKPGQASGTRQGFGGGRQSFAPAGPSNTFPAPGYVAEGYNPNSYGQLRAVPAAPATAPIPVIAPGGGSPVRPVASDNVARGFVLYMGIDEETAAAAGTSIAKLAQEIRAYAQSLVSGAESYAAVALAPASAQGSALDVVRSTFGDPTVGARQRAETARLQQPQDPRPSGVLIDLARREVHLDGESLNLTFKEFELLNYLVENGTRTVGRDELLEGLWRNAEEVPNERTIDVHIRRLRSKLGRLANTVRTVRGQGYRFYEHPEVVVWAAPEYSI; from the coding sequence ATGTCAGTTGCATCCGGATACGTCCACATCTCCGTCCGTAACGCCGGCAAGCCCGGTCAGGCCTCCGGAACCCGCCAGGGATTCGGTGGCGGACGGCAGTCCTTCGCTCCTGCCGGCCCCAGCAACACCTTCCCGGCCCCGGGTTATGTGGCAGAAGGCTACAACCCCAATTCCTACGGCCAGCTCCGCGCTGTTCCGGCAGCCCCGGCCACGGCTCCCATCCCCGTGATCGCCCCGGGCGGCGGCAGCCCCGTCCGCCCCGTCGCGAGCGACAACGTGGCTCGTGGCTTCGTGCTCTACATGGGCATCGATGAGGAAACCGCGGCAGCTGCCGGCACCTCCATTGCCAAGCTCGCCCAGGAGATCCGGGCCTACGCCCAGTCCCTCGTTTCCGGCGCGGAAAGCTACGCCGCCGTCGCCCTCGCGCCGGCCAGCGCCCAGGGTTCGGCTCTCGACGTCGTCCGTTCCACCTTCGGCGACCCGACCGTCGGTGCCCGCCAGCGCGCCGAGACGGCCCGCCTCCAGCAGCCGCAGGATCCGCGTCCTTCCGGCGTCCTCATCGACCTTGCCCGCCGTGAGGTCCACCTCGACGGAGAATCCCTGAACCTCACGTTCAAGGAATTCGAGCTCCTGAACTACCTGGTGGAGAACGGCACCCGCACGGTGGGTCGTGACGAGTTGCTCGAAGGACTGTGGCGCAACGCCGAAGAAGTGCCCAACGAGCGCACGATCGATGTGCACATCCGCCGCCTGCGCTCCAAGCTCGGCCGGCTCGCGAACACCGTGCGCACGGTGCGTGGCCAGGGCTACCGCTTTTACGAGCACCCCGAAGTTGTGGTCTGGGCCGCCCCGGAATACTCGATCTAG
- a CDS encoding NAD(P)/FAD-dependent oxidoreductase, which yields MTAQLEREFDVIVIGAGAAGENVADRVVQGGLSAVLIEAELVGGECSYWACMPSKALLRPGTALHGAQSVPGAAQAVTRTLDAAATLKRRDYFTSNWQDDSQVKWVEDTGIELIRGHGWLTAPRKVEVSGLDGNSYALTARHAVVVATGSTPNLPPVEGLAGVEYWTTREATSAREIPERLAVLGGGVAGTELAQAYARLGSKVTLVARGGLLRVFPEEATKLVAAGLRADGVELQLHTGTQSVRENGDRSLTLVLEGGTEVTADKLLVSSGRHPALEGLGLENVGLAAGEGKPLRLSTDATGLIPDATDDGGPWLYAVGDAAGKVMLTHQGKYEARASGDAIAARARGELTGEPAPWSRYAQTADDHAIPNVVFTDPEIANVGRSVQRAEKEGFRVAAVELPIQVAGSSLHAENYEGWAQLVVDEDRKVLLGATFAGPDVAELLHAATIAIVGEVPMDRLWHAVPSYPTISEVWLRLLEAYGL from the coding sequence ATGACTGCACAGCTTGAGCGGGAATTCGATGTCATTGTGATCGGCGCGGGCGCCGCGGGTGAGAACGTGGCGGACCGCGTGGTCCAGGGCGGCTTGTCGGCGGTCCTCATCGAGGCGGAACTGGTGGGCGGTGAGTGCTCGTACTGGGCGTGCATGCCGTCCAAGGCGCTGCTCCGGCCCGGCACGGCCCTGCACGGAGCACAGTCGGTCCCCGGCGCCGCCCAGGCTGTCACCCGGACCCTCGATGCCGCTGCCACCCTGAAGCGACGTGACTACTTCACCTCCAACTGGCAGGACGACAGCCAGGTCAAATGGGTCGAAGATACTGGAATTGAGCTGATCCGCGGCCATGGCTGGCTCACAGCTCCGCGGAAGGTGGAGGTATCCGGGCTGGACGGCAACAGCTATGCGCTCACGGCGCGGCACGCCGTCGTGGTTGCGACCGGGTCCACGCCCAACCTGCCGCCGGTCGAAGGACTGGCCGGCGTCGAGTATTGGACCACACGCGAGGCCACGTCCGCCCGCGAGATTCCCGAACGGCTGGCCGTGCTCGGCGGCGGCGTCGCCGGCACGGAACTCGCCCAGGCATATGCGCGCCTGGGATCGAAGGTGACACTCGTTGCCCGCGGGGGCCTGCTGCGAGTTTTCCCCGAGGAGGCTACGAAGCTCGTTGCAGCGGGGCTGCGAGCCGACGGCGTCGAACTCCAGCTGCACACCGGAACCCAAAGCGTCCGCGAGAACGGCGACCGCTCCCTCACGCTGGTGCTCGAGGGCGGCACTGAGGTCACGGCGGACAAACTGCTCGTCAGCAGCGGCCGGCACCCGGCCCTCGAGGGGCTCGGCCTGGAAAATGTGGGGCTCGCCGCCGGGGAAGGAAAACCGCTGCGGCTCAGCACCGACGCCACCGGCCTGATCCCCGACGCGACGGACGACGGCGGGCCGTGGCTCTACGCCGTGGGTGACGCCGCCGGGAAAGTGATGCTGACGCACCAGGGCAAGTACGAGGCCCGGGCCAGCGGGGACGCCATCGCCGCCCGGGCCCGGGGTGAACTCACCGGCGAGCCGGCCCCTTGGAGCCGCTACGCCCAAACAGCCGACGACCACGCCATACCCAATGTGGTGTTCACCGACCCCGAAATCGCGAACGTGGGCCGCTCCGTGCAGCGGGCGGAAAAGGAAGGCTTCCGGGTCGCCGCGGTGGAGTTGCCCATCCAGGTTGCGGGATCCTCGCTGCATGCCGAGAACTATGAGGGGTGGGCGCAGCTGGTGGTCGACGAGGACCGCAAGGTCCTGCTGGGCGCCACCTTCGCCGGCCCCGACGTGGCGGAGCTGCTGCACGCCGCCACGATCGCGATCGTGGGCGAGGTCCCGATGGACCGCCTCTGGCACGCGGTGCCGTCCTACCCGACGATCAGCGAAGTCTGGCTCCGGCTGCTGGAAGCATATGGGCTGTGA
- a CDS encoding FAD-binding oxidoreductase codes for MLVNDDIHALSMAVSGIVAVPDSPEFAEETFAFNVATVHRPDVVLGAADAQDVAAGVKWAAERRLPVSVQSTGHGTESAVDGGLLINTRRLQEVQIDPVERTAQVGAGVKWRSVLEASVPHGLIGLHGSSTDVGVVGYTLGGGLPVLGHAHGFAADHVRSMEVVTADGALRRIDAEAELFALMCGGKGNFGIVTALEFSLFPLGEFYGGGIIYPGADAAPVLAAFRAWLPTLPDAASPSISLLRLPDMDFVPAPLRGQFVVHLRLAFLGNREEGDALLAPMRAVSTPLMDTAGPMNYLDVDQIHMDPVDPLPFTDGGALLKEFGEEAVGELLRLAGDGTDCPLLMIEIRPLGGALSRGGVLPDAVSGRDAAFLLFLLGFKLPPVLPAVTESIRAILAAMAPYSTGYTLVNFHGEPGDEADRARAWSPAVYERMRAAKSSYDPGNLLRFGHAITGVPAAG; via the coding sequence ATGCTCGTCAACGACGACATCCATGCCTTGTCCATGGCCGTCAGCGGCATCGTGGCCGTGCCGGACAGTCCCGAATTCGCCGAGGAGACGTTCGCGTTTAACGTCGCCACGGTCCACCGGCCCGACGTCGTGCTTGGTGCCGCAGACGCGCAGGACGTCGCCGCCGGGGTGAAGTGGGCGGCGGAACGCCGACTGCCGGTCTCCGTCCAGTCCACCGGGCACGGCACGGAATCGGCGGTCGACGGCGGGCTGCTCATCAACACGCGGCGGCTGCAGGAGGTGCAGATCGATCCGGTCGAACGGACCGCCCAGGTCGGGGCCGGCGTCAAATGGCGGAGCGTCCTGGAAGCGAGCGTCCCGCATGGGCTGATCGGACTGCACGGATCGAGCACCGACGTCGGCGTGGTCGGATACACCCTCGGCGGGGGACTGCCCGTGCTGGGCCACGCCCACGGCTTCGCGGCGGACCACGTCCGCAGCATGGAGGTCGTAACTGCCGACGGCGCGCTGCGTCGGATCGATGCCGAGGCCGAGCTCTTCGCACTGATGTGCGGGGGCAAGGGCAACTTCGGGATCGTCACCGCCCTCGAGTTCAGCCTCTTTCCGCTGGGCGAGTTCTACGGCGGAGGGATTATTTACCCCGGGGCGGATGCGGCCCCTGTCCTGGCCGCGTTCCGCGCGTGGCTGCCCACGCTTCCTGACGCTGCCTCGCCGTCGATCTCCCTGCTGCGCCTTCCGGACATGGACTTCGTTCCCGCACCGCTCCGGGGCCAGTTTGTGGTCCACCTGCGCCTGGCCTTCCTTGGGAACCGGGAGGAAGGCGATGCGCTACTTGCTCCGATGCGCGCGGTCTCGACCCCTTTGATGGACACGGCCGGGCCCATGAACTACCTGGACGTCGACCAGATCCATATGGATCCGGTGGATCCGCTCCCGTTCACGGACGGTGGCGCGCTCCTGAAGGAATTTGGCGAGGAGGCCGTCGGGGAGCTGCTCAGGCTTGCCGGGGACGGTACGGACTGCCCGCTGCTCATGATCGAGATCCGGCCCCTGGGCGGGGCGCTGTCCCGCGGCGGTGTCCTGCCGGACGCCGTCTCCGGACGCGACGCGGCGTTCCTGCTGTTCCTCCTCGGGTTCAAGCTGCCGCCGGTGCTGCCGGCCGTCACCGAATCCATCCGTGCCATCCTCGCCGCGATGGCTCCCTATTCGACCGGGTACACGCTGGTCAACTTCCACGGCGAGCCGGGCGATGAGGCTGACCGTGCCCGGGCATGGTCGCCGGCGGTCTACGAACGGATGAGGGCCGCAAAGTCCAGCTACGACCCGGGCAACCTGTTGCGCTTCGGCCACGCGATCACCGGGGTTCCGGCCGCCGGGTGA
- a CDS encoding histidine phosphatase family protein has product MSAHHIKRLVIMRHAKADWPGGVADHERPLEERGHRDAPMAGKWLLKHHVIPDFILCSSALRTRQTCTWVCNELGDKAPTPKLEDGLYSASAPRMLTVINHVPDTVTTLMVIAHMPGVQDLAMHLASRDSNHDAYMDAATRYPTSGLTVLETEKTWAELDGQDARLTHFKVPRAK; this is encoded by the coding sequence ATGAGCGCCCATCACATCAAACGGCTGGTGATAATGCGCCATGCCAAAGCCGACTGGCCGGGGGGCGTTGCGGACCACGAGCGGCCCCTGGAAGAGCGTGGGCACCGGGACGCTCCGATGGCCGGAAAATGGCTGCTCAAGCATCACGTGATCCCCGATTTCATTTTGTGCTCCAGCGCGCTGCGGACCCGGCAGACCTGCACCTGGGTCTGCAATGAACTCGGCGACAAGGCCCCGACGCCGAAACTCGAGGACGGCCTCTACTCCGCCTCGGCGCCGCGGATGCTGACCGTCATCAACCATGTTCCGGACACGGTCACCACGCTGATGGTGATCGCGCACATGCCGGGCGTGCAGGACCTTGCGATGCACCTGGCTTCCCGTGATTCGAACCATGATGCCTATATGGACGCGGCAACGCGCTATCCCACGAGCGGCCTGACCGTGCTGGAGACGGAGAAGACCTGGGCCGAACTCGATGGCCAGGACGCCCGGCTCACGCATTTTAAGGTTCCCCGGGCCAAATAG
- a CDS encoding response regulator transcription factor, whose product MATSHSMTNNLPQLSHPDGSPIRALVVDDEPSLSELMSMGLRMAGWSVAVAADGPEAVKLAKDFRPDVLVLDVMLPGFDGVELLGRIRAFAPEIPALFLTAKDDVHDRIIGLAAGGDDYVTKPFSMEEVLLRLHRLVQRSGVAAMDSAELVVGDLVLNVDTREVTRSGEELHLTATQFELLRYLMENPKRVISKAQILDRVWDYDFGGQANIVELYISYLRKKIDVNHPPMIHTVRGAGYVLKPAD is encoded by the coding sequence ATGGCCACCTCGCACTCCATGACCAACAACCTTCCCCAACTCAGCCACCCGGACGGCTCCCCCATCCGTGCTCTTGTGGTGGACGACGAACCGAGCCTGTCCGAGCTCATGAGCATGGGGCTGCGGATGGCCGGCTGGTCCGTGGCCGTCGCCGCCGACGGGCCCGAAGCGGTCAAGCTCGCCAAAGACTTCCGCCCCGACGTGCTGGTGCTGGACGTCATGCTTCCCGGGTTCGACGGCGTCGAACTGCTCGGCCGGATCCGAGCCTTCGCACCGGAGATCCCAGCCCTGTTCCTGACCGCCAAAGACGACGTCCACGACCGGATCATCGGCCTCGCAGCCGGCGGTGACGACTATGTCACCAAACCCTTCAGCATGGAGGAAGTCCTGCTGCGCTTGCACCGGCTGGTGCAGCGATCCGGCGTGGCGGCCATGGACTCAGCGGAACTCGTGGTCGGTGACCTCGTGCTCAATGTCGACACCCGGGAAGTTACCCGGTCAGGCGAGGAACTGCACCTCACGGCAACGCAGTTCGAACTGCTGCGCTATCTCATGGAGAACCCCAAACGCGTCATCAGCAAAGCGCAGATCCTGGACCGGGTCTGGGATTACGACTTCGGCGGCCAGGCCAACATCGTCGAGCTGTACATTTCCTATCTCCGCAAGAAAATCGACGTCAACCACCCGCCGATGATCCATACCGTGCGCGGCGCAGGCTACGTCCTGAAGCCGGCGGACTGA
- a CDS encoding globin domain-containing protein encodes MLSDKSFPVIEATLPLVGSRIGDITPKFYARLFAAHPELLDGLFSRSNQRSGNQQQALAGSIAAFASHLVSNPGTLPETVLARIAHRHASLGITEPQYQVVYEHLFAAIAEDLADVITPEIAEAWTEVYWLMADALIKLEKGLYAAQANGKMWSPWRVAAKTAAGTGAMTFTLEPADDTPITPALPGQYVSVKVQLPDGLRQVRQYSLSGDAGTSRTFTTKKDDGGEVSPVLHNTVQVGDVLEVSNPYGEITIKDSDGPVVLASAGIGCTPTASILRSLAASGSERQVLVLHAESTLDSWALRSQMTDDVERLDGADLMLWLEQPVAGTRAGYMTLREVDLPANASLYLCGPLPFMKSIRNEAINAGIPATRIHYEVFGPDIWLAS; translated from the coding sequence ATACTCTCGGACAAGTCCTTCCCCGTCATCGAGGCCACTCTTCCGCTGGTCGGTTCCCGGATCGGGGATATCACGCCCAAGTTCTACGCCCGCCTCTTCGCAGCCCACCCCGAATTGCTGGACGGGCTCTTCAGCCGCTCCAACCAGCGCTCCGGCAACCAGCAGCAGGCCCTGGCCGGGAGCATCGCCGCTTTCGCCAGCCACCTGGTCAGCAACCCCGGAACCCTCCCCGAGACCGTACTCGCCCGCATCGCACACCGGCATGCCTCCCTCGGCATCACCGAGCCGCAGTACCAGGTGGTTTACGAGCACCTCTTCGCCGCCATTGCCGAGGATCTGGCCGACGTCATCACTCCTGAAATCGCCGAGGCCTGGACCGAGGTGTACTGGCTCATGGCGGACGCGCTGATCAAGCTGGAGAAGGGCCTCTACGCGGCGCAGGCCAACGGCAAGATGTGGAGCCCCTGGCGCGTCGCCGCGAAGACCGCCGCCGGCACCGGTGCCATGACCTTCACGCTCGAACCCGCCGATGACACCCCTATTACGCCCGCACTGCCGGGCCAGTATGTCAGCGTCAAGGTTCAGCTCCCGGACGGACTCCGCCAGGTCCGCCAGTACTCGCTCTCCGGTGACGCCGGCACCAGCCGCACTTTTACCACCAAGAAAGACGACGGCGGCGAGGTCTCGCCTGTACTGCACAACACGGTCCAGGTGGGCGACGTCCTCGAAGTGTCGAACCCCTACGGCGAAATCACCATCAAGGACAGCGACGGCCCGGTGGTCCTGGCCTCCGCCGGTATCGGCTGCACGCCGACCGCCTCCATCCTGCGTTCCCTGGCCGCGTCCGGCTCCGAGCGCCAGGTCCTGGTGCTGCATGCGGAGAGCACCCTGGACAGCTGGGCCCTCCGTTCCCAGATGACGGACGACGTCGAACGCCTCGACGGTGCGGATCTGATGCTCTGGCTGGAACAGCCGGTCGCCGGAACCAGGGCGGGCTACATGACCCTGCGCGAGGTGGACCTGCCGGCCAACGCCTCGCTGTACCTCTGCGGGCCGCTGCCGTTCATGAAGAGCATCCGCAATGAGGCCATCAACGCCGGCATCCCGGCCACCCGGATCCACTACGAGGTCTTCGGTCCGGACATCTGGCTCGCCAGCTAG
- a CDS encoding phosphoenolpyruvate carboxykinase (GTP), protein MGDLARLPLLEKAPTTHAGLLAWVEEIAELTQPDRIHWVDGSEEENTRLTDELVAAGTLTRLNEELFPKSFAAFSDPADVARVEEQTFICSENKRDAGFTNNWMAPAEMKTKLQGLFAGSMRGRTMYVIPFVMGHLDAEDPKFGVEITDSAYVVASMRIMAQIGTEVLDRITATDAFFVPALHSLGAPLAPGQADVPWPCNPDKWIVHFPEERSIWSFGSGYGGNALLGKKCYALRIASVMARDEGWLAEHMLILKLTSPEQKKYYISAAFPSACGKTNLALLDPTIEGWKVETLGDDITWMRIGKEGELRATNPEAGLFGVAPGTGWGTNPNAMRAIAKGHSIFTNVALTDDGGVWWEGMTEETPAHLTDWQGNSWTPGSDKPAAHPNSRFCTPISQIDMLAEEYFSPDGVELSAILFGGRRKTTIPLVTQARSWSNGVFMGSTLSSETTAAAAGQVGVLRRDPMAMLPFIGYDAGDYLNHWVNLSAKANQERLPKIFLVNWFRRTADGGFAWPGFGDNARVLKWAIERLEGKADAVDTPIGYVPTGDSLDLTGMDLTEAHVEDAVRVDPEEWAAELASIEEWFARFGESLPKALRAEFVGLKSRLAAR, encoded by the coding sequence ATGGGCGATCTGGCGCGACTGCCGCTGCTTGAAAAAGCACCCACCACACATGCCGGTCTGCTGGCATGGGTCGAAGAGATAGCTGAACTGACCCAGCCGGACCGGATCCACTGGGTTGACGGATCCGAAGAGGAGAACACCCGGCTCACTGACGAGCTGGTAGCAGCCGGCACCCTGACCCGGCTGAACGAGGAGCTGTTCCCCAAGTCCTTCGCAGCGTTCTCCGACCCCGCCGACGTGGCCCGCGTCGAAGAGCAGACCTTCATCTGCTCCGAAAACAAGCGCGACGCAGGTTTCACCAATAACTGGATGGCTCCGGCGGAGATGAAGACGAAGCTGCAGGGCCTGTTCGCCGGTTCCATGCGCGGCCGCACAATGTACGTCATCCCCTTCGTCATGGGCCACCTCGACGCCGAGGATCCCAAGTTCGGCGTGGAGATCACGGACAGTGCCTACGTTGTCGCCTCCATGCGCATCATGGCCCAGATCGGCACCGAGGTCCTGGACCGCATCACCGCTACAGACGCCTTCTTCGTCCCCGCTCTGCATTCCCTGGGTGCCCCGCTGGCCCCCGGCCAGGCCGACGTCCCGTGGCCCTGCAACCCGGACAAGTGGATTGTGCACTTCCCCGAAGAGCGCTCCATCTGGTCCTTCGGCTCCGGCTACGGCGGAAACGCCCTGCTGGGCAAGAAGTGCTACGCCCTGCGTATCGCCTCGGTCATGGCCCGCGACGAGGGCTGGCTCGCCGAGCACATGCTCATCCTCAAGCTCACCTCCCCGGAGCAGAAGAAGTACTACATCTCCGCGGCTTTCCCGTCGGCCTGCGGCAAGACCAATCTCGCCCTGCTTGATCCGACCATCGAGGGCTGGAAAGTCGAAACCCTCGGTGACGACATCACCTGGATGCGGATCGGCAAGGAAGGCGAACTGCGCGCCACCAACCCGGAGGCCGGCCTGTTCGGCGTCGCCCCTGGCACCGGCTGGGGCACCAACCCCAATGCCATGCGCGCCATCGCCAAGGGCCACAGCATCTTCACCAACGTCGCCCTCACCGACGACGGCGGCGTGTGGTGGGAGGGCATGACGGAGGAGACCCCAGCGCACCTGACCGACTGGCAGGGCAACTCCTGGACGCCTGGTTCGGACAAGCCGGCAGCCCACCCGAACTCCCGCTTCTGCACGCCGATCTCCCAGATCGACATGCTGGCCGAGGAATACTTCAGCCCTGACGGTGTCGAGCTGTCCGCGATCCTGTTCGGCGGACGCCGCAAGACCACCATCCCCCTGGTGACGCAGGCCCGCAGCTGGTCCAACGGCGTGTTCATGGGTTCGACGCTCTCCTCGGAGACCACGGCGGCGGCCGCGGGCCAGGTCGGCGTACTGCGGCGCGACCCGATGGCCATGCTGCCGTTCATCGGCTACGACGCAGGCGATTACCTGAACCACTGGGTCAACCTGTCCGCCAAGGCCAACCAGGAACGCCTGCCCAAGATTTTCCTGGTCAACTGGTTCCGGCGCACGGCCGACGGCGGCTTCGCCTGGCCCGGCTTCGGCGACAACGCCCGGGTGTTGAAGTGGGCCATCGAGCGCCTCGAAGGCAAGGCTGACGCCGTCGATACGCCGATCGGCTACGTACCGACCGGAGACTCCCTGGACCTCACGGGCATGGATCTGACCGAGGCGCACGTTGAAGACGCGGTCCGCGTGGATCCCGAGGAGTGGGCGGCAGAGCTGGCCTCAATCGAAGAGTGGTTCGCCAGGTTCGGCGAGTCGCTGCCGAAGGCGCTCCGCGCCGAATTCGTGGGACTGAAGTCCCGTCTGGCGGCTCGCTAG
- a CDS encoding Rrf2 family transcriptional regulator, with protein MKINAFADVSLRAMMVLAAAPDGGLLTTQSIADAVGTPYNHVSKAVAKLRELGLIEIERGRRGGSRLSGAGRAATVGQLLRQLDTRTDPADCVAATATCPLVNECRLRAALSRAREAFYSELDGIVVASLPTSRQMNPVFQAIGLRPGL; from the coding sequence ATGAAGATCAACGCCTTCGCGGATGTCAGCCTGCGCGCCATGATGGTGCTCGCAGCCGCTCCCGACGGCGGACTCCTCACCACCCAGAGCATCGCCGACGCCGTGGGAACGCCGTACAACCACGTCAGCAAGGCGGTCGCGAAGCTCCGCGAGCTGGGCCTGATCGAGATCGAGCGGGGCCGCCGCGGCGGGTCGAGGCTCAGCGGCGCCGGCCGCGCCGCCACCGTGGGACAACTCCTGCGCCAGCTGGACACCCGGACCGATCCGGCCGATTGCGTCGCCGCGACAGCCACCTGCCCGTTGGTCAACGAATGCCGGCTCCGGGCCGCCCTGTCCCGGGCCCGCGAGGCGTTCTACAGCGAACTCGACGGCATCGTCGTCGCGTCCCTGCCCACCTCGCGGCAAATGAACCCCGTGTTCCAGGCCATCGGGCTGCGCCCCGGGCTCTGA